Proteins encoded by one window of Gambusia affinis linkage group LG17, SWU_Gaff_1.0, whole genome shotgun sequence:
- the LOC122847165 gene encoding cytochrome b-c1 complex subunit 9: MALAKTVYNLLFRRTSTFAVTIMVGAVLFERVFDQGGDAIFEQMNRGKLWKHIKHNYENKEE; the protein is encoded by the exons ATGGCGCTGGCTAAGACcgtctacaatctcctcttcaggaGGACGTCCACCTTCGCTGTGACCATCATGGTTGGAGCTGTCTTATTTGAGCGGGTGTTTGACCAAGGCGGTGACGCGATTTTTGAGCAGATGAACCGCGGG AAACTATGGAAACACATCAAACACAACTATGAGAACAAAGAAGAGTAG
- the zmat5 gene encoding zinc finger matrin-type protein 5 — protein sequence MGKRYYCDYCDRSFQDNMHNRKKHLNGVQHHRAKKAWFDQFRDSAAVLHDEQIKKPCRKFLQKGICDFGPNCRFSHMSEEDLFNLKRHMEEERQHKEDFEDRIISGRSIEDWLSKREKKQAALGSKGDSKTKEDNEEDEAESDIPQQLFSIPDLPPSLLPPPAGGWRVSASSEWG from the exons ATGGGGAAGAGGTATTACTGTGACTACTGTGACCGATCCTTTCAGGACAACATGCACAACAGGAAGAAACATCTAAATGGGGTTCAGCATCACAGAGCGAAGAAGGCCTGGTTTGACCAATTCAGAG attctgctgctgttctccatgatgaacaaataaagaaacCCTGCAGGAAGTTTctccaaaaag gaATATGTGATTTTGGCCCAAACTGCAGATTTTCTCACATGTCTGAAGAGGATCTGTTCAACTTAAAAAGACACATGGAAG agGAAAGACAACACAAAGAGGACTTTGAGGACAGAATCATCTCTGGGCGAAGTATAGAGGATTGGCTCTCCAAAAGGGAAAAGAAGCAAGCAGCTCTTGGTAGCAAAGG AGACTCGAAAACCAAGGAGGACAATGAGGAGGATGAAGCAGAAAGCGATATTCCTCAACAACTCTTCTCCATTCCTGACCTCCCACCCTCACTGTTGCCTCCTCCTGCAGGGGGATGGAGAGTCAGCGCAAGCAGCGAGTGGGGCTGA
- the cabp7b gene encoding calcium-binding protein 7 — MPVRAVTTRFMYKGLCTIPDVLSYRTPVHLPEDEVEEIREAFKVFDRDGNGYISKQELGMAMRSLGYMPNEVELEVIIQRLDMDGDGQVGFEEFVTLLGPKLSAAGMPDKFHGADFDSVFWKCDMQKLTVDELKRLLYDTFRDHLTMKDIENIIMTEENHLNSPESHVDIDTSPTQQEKHTCVRKSLICAFAIAFIISVMLIAANQMLRRGMK, encoded by the exons ATGCCAGTGCGCGCCGTGACCACCAGGTTCATGTACAAGGGGCTTTGCACTATCCCAGATGTCCTCTCTTACCGGACCCCAGTTCACCTGCCCGAGGACGAGGTGGAAG AGATTCGGGAGGCTTTCAAGGTATTTGACAGAGATGGAAACGGCTATATCTCAAAGCAGGAGTTGGGAATGGCCATGCGCTCGCTGGGCTACATGCCGAATGAGGTGGAGCTGGAGGTTATCATCCAAAGACTTGACATGGATG GTGACGGCCAGGTTGGCTTTGAGGAATTTGTCACATTGCTTGGTCCTAAGCTCTCTGCTGCAGGAATGCCTGATAAGTTCCACGGCGCAGACTTTGACTCTGTGTTTTGGAAG TGCGACATGCAAAAACTGACAGTAGATGAGCTGAAAAGACTCCTGTACGACACTTTCCGTGACCATCTCACCATGAAAGACATTGAGAACATCATCATGACTGAGGAAAACCACCTGAACAGTCCAGAGTCTCACGTAGACATTGACA CAAGCCCAACGcagcaggaaaaacacacaTGTGTGCGTAAAAGCCTGATTTGTGCCTTCGCGATTGCATTCATCATCAGCGTCATGCTCATTGCAGCAAATCAAATGCTCCGCAGAGGAATGAAGTAA